A window of the Pseudomonadota bacterium genome harbors these coding sequences:
- a CDS encoding LysR family transcriptional regulator — MDIHHLKIFSSVYREKSFTKASSALHISQPTISEHIKNLEKELGCNLFDRLGRTIIPTKEADFLFPRALKIMEDIDRLHDDLFSTSDEIKGEIIIGASTIPGTYILPSLAVQFKKKHPGVSFEIKIEDTERITRMVLNHELLCAVVGARMEPEKLYYIPIVEDELVLVGLDTVIPDNIGSIIDLYHLPFLNREKGSGTRKIMEDFLARAGAEPDRLDIVATLGSTAAVKEAVKAGLGVSILSRLAVQEELHKGSFRILPIKGLAMKRSFYWIGHKKRTLPNQYQAFNTFITKSL; from the coding sequence ATGGATATCCATCACCTTAAGATTTTCTCCTCGGTATACCGGGAAAAAAGTTTTACCAAGGCTTCCTCAGCACTTCATATCAGTCAGCCGACAATCAGCGAGCATATCAAAAATCTTGAAAAGGAACTCGGCTGCAACCTCTTTGACCGGCTCGGACGCACGATAATACCTACAAAAGAAGCTGATTTTCTTTTCCCGCGCGCATTAAAAATCATGGAAGACATTGACCGGCTCCATGATGATCTTTTTTCGACCAGCGATGAAATCAAGGGAGAAATTATCATCGGCGCTAGCACCATCCCCGGAACATACATTCTGCCGTCACTGGCGGTTCAATTCAAAAAGAAGCATCCCGGAGTTTCCTTTGAAATCAAGATCGAGGACACCGAAAGAATAACCCGGATGGTCTTGAATCATGAACTGCTCTGCGCAGTGGTCGGCGCTCGCATGGAGCCGGAAAAACTCTATTACATCCCTATTGTGGAAGATGAACTGGTCCTGGTCGGCCTGGATACGGTGATCCCGGACAATATCGGCTCGATAATCGATCTGTACCATCTTCCTTTTCTGAACCGGGAAAAAGGCTCAGGCACCCGGAAGATAATGGAGGATTTTCTGGCCCGGGCCGGGGCGGAACCAGACCGGCTTGATATCGTGGCAACTCTCGGCTCAACCGCAGCCGTAAAAGAAGCGGTCAAGGCCGGGCTCGGAGTCTCCATTCTTTCCAGACTTGCAGTCCAGGAAGAGCTTCATAAAGGATCATTCAGGATTTTGCCGATTAAAGGCCTTGCAATGAAGCGCAGTTTCTACTGGATTGGTCATAAAAAGCGGACACTTCCGAACCAGTATCAGGCATTTAATACCTTTATTACCAAATCCTTATGA
- the rsmG gene encoding 16S rRNA (guanine(527)-N(7))-methyltransferase RsmG, with translation MKPDDFLIKGLAIMGLEVDRQTISLLCRYFEELCRWNKKMNLVAQAAPEQILENHFLDSLTLLKIIESRESASLLDVGSGAGFPGLVLQAVCRELQVTLVEPRLKRVSFLKHVIRTLALQNISVLSQRLEQKQVSAIGPFSLITSRAFTDMESFLRLVDPYCAVNGKIICMKGPKAEEELLAIQHKTILSRYSLTQKVSCALPFSRAHRTLLVFTKEKNQ, from the coding sequence ATGAAACCTGATGATTTTCTGATAAAAGGCCTGGCGATCATGGGCCTTGAAGTTGACCGGCAGACAATCAGCTTACTCTGCCGGTACTTTGAAGAACTCTGCCGCTGGAACAAGAAAATGAATCTTGTTGCCCAGGCCGCGCCCGAGCAGATCCTTGAAAATCATTTTTTAGATTCCCTCACCCTTCTTAAAATCATAGAGTCCCGGGAGTCGGCAAGTCTTCTCGATGTCGGAAGCGGCGCAGGTTTTCCCGGTCTTGTCCTGCAGGCCGTCTGCCGTGAACTGCAGGTAACGCTGGTTGAGCCGCGCTTAAAGCGGGTTTCGTTTTTGAAGCACGTCATAAGGACCCTTGCGCTTCAAAATATTTCGGTTCTTTCTCAAAGGCTGGAACAAAAGCAAGTTTCAGCCATCGGCCCGTTTTCGTTGATCACCAGCAGGGCCTTTACAGACATGGAAAGCTTTCTGAGGCTTGTGGATCCTTATTGTGCGGTCAATGGCAAAATTATCTGCATGAAAGGTCCAAAGGCGGAAGAAGAACTTCTCGCTATTCAGCACAAAACCATTTTGTCCAGGTATTCTCTTACCCAAAAAGTTTCATGCGCACTGCCCTTCTCTCGGGCCCATCGCACACTCCTGGTATTTACCAAAGAGAAAAATCAATAA
- a CDS encoding response regulator yields MGNILDELLGVEADRVQDTTTSELEELVKITHRDGRTHRKTQPAPEESATAAEKHLADGGGQKTLAPHADAAGTPLPAPVRKKGIPLFRFLDILKMELKNFRLEIQMADKEKGICNFVKGILVDDFFIGTPKKIINTGPKTVLLVDNDKSFLATLSASLKEYANKFTVLTAANGKLALRVLETAHVDLVVTALKMPEMDGFELMAHIQLNHSIVPFMAMSIFDFPEMHKRVNKLGGIKHLIKPIDPTELATHILEVLDAAGKESLKGSSLADFFSAQGIDMASSVIEIDFGDKTFICRIDNGLFQSAACGQLHGEQAVREILPWNNMTIKVKDIQ; encoded by the coding sequence ATGGGGAATATACTAGACGAACTTCTGGGAGTTGAGGCGGACCGCGTTCAGGATACCACCACCTCAGAGCTTGAGGAACTCGTCAAGATAACTCACCGGGATGGTCGTACCCATAGAAAGACTCAGCCCGCCCCGGAGGAAAGTGCTACAGCGGCGGAGAAACATCTTGCCGATGGCGGTGGGCAGAAAACCTTAGCCCCGCATGCAGATGCGGCTGGAACGCCACTGCCGGCACCAGTCAGAAAAAAGGGCATCCCTCTTTTTCGTTTTCTTGATATCCTCAAGATGGAACTGAAAAATTTTCGCCTTGAAATCCAGATGGCCGATAAAGAAAAAGGCATCTGTAATTTTGTAAAAGGGATTCTTGTCGATGATTTTTTTATAGGAACCCCCAAGAAAATTATCAATACCGGGCCCAAAACAGTGTTGCTGGTTGATAATGACAAGTCTTTTCTGGCTACCCTGTCAGCGTCCCTGAAAGAATATGCGAATAAGTTTACGGTTCTTACGGCGGCCAACGGTAAACTCGCCTTACGGGTCCTGGAAACCGCCCATGTCGACCTGGTTGTGACGGCCCTCAAAATGCCTGAAATGGATGGCTTTGAGCTCATGGCCCATATTCAGTTGAATCATTCCATTGTTCCTTTCATGGCCATGAGTATCTTTGATTTTCCGGAGATGCACAAAAGAGTGAACAAGCTTGGCGGCATCAAGCATCTTATCAAGCCCATCGACCCGACTGAACTTGCCACGCATATCCTTGAAGTTTTGGATGCTGCCGGCAAGGAGTCTCTGAAGGGCTCTTCGCTTGCGGATTTTTTCAGCGCTCAGGGCATTGATATGGCATCGAGCGTTATTGAAATCGACTTCGGCGATAAAACCTTTATCTGTCGGATCGATAACGGACTTTTCCAGAGCGCCGCATGCGGACAGCTCCACGGTGAGCAGGCGGTCAGGGAAATTCTGCCATGGAATAATATGACCATTAAGGTCAAAGATATCCAGTAG
- the hisD gene encoding histidinol dehydrogenase — MIIPPYKTVSPEGKKYLNDLLDRFQPTGSQCKDAVSEIIANVRENGEAAVLQYTRKFDSPEITGEQLKVSREELDAAESQVAAAIQETLDFAIERIRTFHLREKEESWTITGDHGTITGRLVNPVDSAGLYVPGGQGGQTPLVSSVLMNGIPAVIAGVKRIVLVTPADKHGKVNPALLLAAKKIGIREIYKIGSAWAIASLAYGTQNLRPVDVIVGPGNQYVTEAKRQVSGRVRIDMIAGPSEVLIVADETAHPAYIAADMLAQAEHDPQALAMVVTTSKNIATQVNKELEIQLGLLSRQSIARTSLKDRGVILIAEDLDEAVEIANKIAAEHLELMVADPQALLSKIRHAGAIFLGDHSPEAAGDYVAGPNHVLPTMGTARFSSALGVETFQKKSSIISYSREQLVHDAQHILRLAGLEGLTAHARSVSVRLDNPPSDK; from the coding sequence ATGATAATACCCCCGTATAAAACGGTCTCGCCGGAGGGCAAAAAATACCTCAACGATTTATTGGACCGATTTCAGCCCACCGGCAGTCAATGCAAGGATGCTGTTTCTGAGATTATTGCCAATGTGCGGGAAAACGGCGAAGCGGCAGTGCTTCAATATACCCGGAAATTTGATTCTCCTGAAATCACCGGCGAGCAGCTTAAAGTAAGCCGCGAAGAGCTTGATGCCGCAGAATCACAAGTTGCTGCTGCGATTCAGGAAACCCTGGATTTCGCCATCGAGCGGATCCGGACCTTTCATCTTAGAGAAAAAGAAGAGTCATGGACGATTACCGGGGATCATGGCACGATTACCGGACGTCTGGTGAATCCTGTTGATTCCGCCGGCCTCTATGTGCCGGGCGGCCAGGGCGGCCAGACCCCGCTGGTCTCCTCGGTGCTGATGAACGGCATTCCGGCGGTTATCGCCGGGGTGAAACGTATTGTTCTGGTGACTCCTGCAGACAAACACGGCAAAGTAAATCCGGCCCTTCTTCTTGCTGCCAAAAAAATCGGCATCCGGGAAATATATAAAATCGGCAGCGCCTGGGCCATTGCATCGCTGGCTTACGGCACGCAGAATTTACGCCCGGTTGATGTCATTGTCGGCCCGGGAAATCAGTATGTGACCGAAGCAAAAAGGCAGGTTTCCGGGCGGGTGCGGATTGATATGATCGCCGGCCCCAGCGAAGTGCTGATTGTTGCCGATGAAACCGCACATCCGGCGTATATCGCCGCTGATATGCTGGCCCAGGCTGAGCACGATCCTCAGGCCCTGGCAATGGTGGTCACTACCAGTAAAAATATTGCAACCCAGGTAAACAAGGAGCTTGAAATTCAGCTTGGGCTCCTCTCCCGTCAGAGCATCGCGCGAACATCGCTCAAAGATCGAGGAGTCATTCTTATCGCTGAAGATCTGGATGAGGCGGTGGAGATTGCCAACAAAATCGCTGCCGAACATCTGGAGCTCATGGTTGCCGATCCTCAGGCGCTTCTCTCTAAAATCCGGCACGCAGGCGCGATTTTTCTAGGCGACCATTCTCCGGAGGCAGCCGGAGATTATGTCGCAGGCCCGAATCATGTTCTCCCCACTATGGGAACCGCAAGGTTCTCGTCAGCCCTCGGCGTCGAAACTTTTCAAAAAAAATCGAGCATTATCTCCTATTCCAGGGAGCAGCTCGTCCACGATGCCCAGCATATCCTCAGATTGGCCGGGCTGGAAGGTCTCACCGCCCATGCCCGCTCGGTTTCGGTGCGACTCGATAACCCGCCTTCCGACAAATAA
- a CDS encoding NAD+ synthase encodes MKIAIIQTNPIIGDFKYNIDKIFHWIDKARNAGCDLAVFPELAVSGYPPQDLLERPAFLQDHDNAVNLLVKGSTDIAVLCGAITRHTADTGKLLHNSAILFENGRILASAHKRLLPTYDVFDESRYFEPARESKTFLYRGLRLGITICEDLWNDPAVFRRRLYDRDPVADLLADPAGPPEILINIAASPFRIGAGRIKREIFATHCIRNKLPLLYVNQVGGQDSLIFEGLSLCMNSNGEIIAAARQFEEDMLVIDTERLVSSSKEAIDDDHETPQVLEALVLGTRDYVTKSGFSKGVLGLSGGVDSALTASIAARALGPENILGVALPSPYTSQASIDDARLLAQNLGINFEIISINYVFDAFLETLDPFFPDQPPGVTEQNIQARIRGNLLMAFSNKFGSLLLTTGNKSEMAVGYCTLYGDMSGGLAVIADVPKLLVYKLSRLINREKEIIPWRTIERPPSAELAFNQKDQDDLPPYEILDPILAAYLEENKGMAEIIQMGFDREIVTDVVNRVNRNEYKRKQAPMGLKVTSKAFGYGRRYPTVENYSENF; translated from the coding sequence ATGAAAATCGCCATCATCCAAACGAACCCGATCATCGGGGACTTCAAATATAATATCGATAAAATTTTTCATTGGATTGACAAGGCCAGGAATGCCGGGTGCGATCTTGCGGTGTTTCCGGAACTGGCGGTCAGTGGCTATCCGCCCCAGGACCTCCTTGAGCGCCCGGCTTTTTTGCAGGACCATGACAATGCCGTGAATTTGCTGGTCAAGGGCAGCACGGATATCGCCGTGCTCTGCGGCGCAATAACCAGGCACACCGCAGACACCGGCAAGCTGCTGCACAACAGCGCCATTCTGTTTGAAAACGGCAGGATTCTTGCCAGCGCCCACAAACGGTTGCTGCCCACCTATGATGTGTTTGACGAGAGCCGTTATTTTGAGCCTGCCAGGGAGAGTAAGACCTTTCTGTATCGCGGTTTACGGCTGGGAATTACCATATGCGAGGACCTCTGGAATGATCCGGCGGTGTTTCGCCGCAGGCTGTATGACCGGGACCCGGTGGCGGATTTGCTTGCCGATCCCGCTGGCCCGCCGGAGATTCTGATCAACATCGCGGCATCGCCTTTTCGAATCGGCGCCGGCAGGATCAAACGTGAAATATTTGCAACCCATTGCATTCGGAACAAGCTTCCCCTGCTGTATGTCAATCAGGTGGGCGGCCAGGATTCGCTGATTTTTGAAGGATTGAGCCTTTGCATGAACAGCAACGGTGAAATCATTGCCGCGGCCAGACAGTTTGAAGAAGATATGCTGGTCATTGATACGGAGCGGCTGGTTTCATCTTCAAAGGAAGCCATCGACGATGATCATGAGACGCCGCAGGTGCTTGAAGCCCTTGTTCTTGGCACCAGGGATTATGTTACAAAAAGCGGTTTCAGCAAAGGGGTGCTGGGATTAAGCGGCGGCGTTGATTCGGCGCTCACAGCAAGCATTGCCGCAAGGGCGCTGGGTCCGGAAAATATTCTGGGCGTAGCTTTGCCCTCGCCCTACACATCACAGGCGAGTATTGACGATGCAAGGCTTCTTGCGCAAAATCTGGGGATTAATTTTGAAATCATATCGATAAATTATGTATTCGATGCCTTTCTTGAAACCCTGGATCCGTTTTTTCCTGATCAGCCGCCCGGCGTTACCGAGCAGAATATCCAGGCCCGGATCCGTGGTAATCTGCTCATGGCCTTTTCAAACAAATTCGGCTCGTTGTTGCTGACAACCGGCAATAAGTCGGAAATGGCGGTGGGCTACTGCACCCTGTACGGCGATATGAGCGGCGGTCTGGCAGTGATTGCTGATGTCCCTAAACTTTTGGTCTACAAGCTTTCGCGGCTGATTAACCGGGAAAAGGAGATAATCCCCTGGCGCACCATTGAGCGGCCTCCCTCCGCCGAACTCGCCTTCAACCAGAAAGACCAGGACGACCTGCCGCCCTATGAAATACTTGATCCGATCCTTGCCGCCTATCTGGAAGAAAACAAGGGAATGGCTGAAATAATTCAAATGGGTTTTGATCGGGAAATTGTTACCGATGTGGTTAACCGGGTGAACCGAAACGAGTATAAAAGAAAACAGGCTCCAATGGGATTAAAGGTGACATCCAAGGCCTTCGGCTACGGCAGGCGCTATCCAACAGTTGAAAATTACAGCGAGAATTTCTAG